The following are encoded together in the Trichocoleus sp. FACHB-46 genome:
- a CDS encoding LGFP repeat-containing protein, producing MSIGGNSSFLGAPQTDELGCPDGVGRFNHFQGGSIYWTPATGAQLIYGDIREKWASMGWETSLLGYPVTDELGCPDGVGRFNHFQGGSIYWTPNTGAQLIYGSIREKWSSLGWETSLLGYPVTDELGCPDGVGRFNHFQGGSIYWTPNTGAQLIYGSIREKWSSLGWETSFLGYPVTDELGCPDGVGRFNHFQGGSIYWTPNTGAHFVIGLIRDAWASQGWETGSLGYPRTDELVTEGTNGQGRHSIFEGGEVYWTPAGGAKVKLYQTNVEIWFSGFRCLDESNEWSGSDEPYMFLGVSTSGQAQTPHETGVISVDKGTVIRSATRLYSGVAADVILAVVIRENDEGDPHAFSGTFRSILELGNTALKLKTGASVPSDVVKLISNKLSELVGAGDDDVGRRAELLTKDNLIRMARQAESGDPVADFTWDLGTNSEGIYRLYFFVRKV from the coding sequence ATGTCTATAGGAGGGAACAGCTCTTTCCTAGGTGCACCACAGACCGACGAACTAGGATGTCCTGATGGAGTGGGTCGCTTCAACCACTTCCAAGGCGGCTCAATCTACTGGACTCCTGCGACTGGAGCCCAACTAATCTATGGAGACATTCGTGAAAAATGGGCTTCGATGGGCTGGGAAACCTCCCTCTTAGGCTACCCCGTGACTGATGAGCTAGGGTGCCCTGATGGAGTGGGTCGCTTCAACCACTTCCAAGGTGGGTCAATCTATTGGACTCCAAATACTGGAGCCCAACTAATCTATGGTTCCATTCGAGAAAAATGGTCTTCGTTAGGCTGGGAAACCTCCCTCTTAGGCTACCCCGTGACTGATGAGCTAGGGTGCCCTGATGGAGTGGGTCGCTTCAACCACTTCCAAGGCGGCTCAATCTACTGGACTCCAAATACTGGAGCCCAACTAATCTACGGTTCCATTCGAGAAAAATGGTCTTCGTTAGGCTGGGAAACCTCCTTCTTAGGTTACCCCGTGACTGATGAACTAGGCTGCCCTGATGGAGTGGGTCGCTTCAACCACTTCCAGGGTGGGTCAATCTATTGGACTCCAAATACTGGAGCCCATTTTGTTATAGGTCTCATTCGAGATGCTTGGGCATCCCAAGGGTGGGAAACGGGCAGCTTGGGTTATCCTCGCACTGATGAATTAGTGACGGAAGGCACAAATGGCCAAGGTAGACATAGCATCTTTGAGGGCGGAGAAGTTTACTGGACACCCGCAGGTGGAGCGAAAGTAAAACTCTATCAAACTAACGTAGAAATTTGGTTCTCAGGCTTCCGTTGCCTAGACGAATCCAACGAATGGTCAGGTAGTGATGAGCCTTATATGTTCTTAGGCGTTTCTACTTCTGGACAAGCGCAGACACCCCATGAAACTGGGGTGATTTCGGTAGATAAAGGTACTGTTATCCGCTCTGCAACGAGACTGTACTCCGGTGTCGCAGCGGACGTCATTTTGGCAGTGGTGATCCGCGAAAATGATGAAGGAGACCCACATGCTTTCTCTGGAACTTTCAGGTCAATTCTAGAGCTGGGTAATACTGCGCTTAAACTTAAGACGGGTGCTTCAGTCCCTAGCGATGTTGTTAAACTCATATCCAATAAACTGAGTGAGTTGGTTGGTGCAGGGGATGATGATGTAGGCAGACGTGCTGAATTGCTAACGAAGGATAATTTGATTCGGATGGCAAGGCAAGCTGAGAGTGGTGACCCCGTAGCTGATTTCACTTGGGACTTAGGTACTAATAGCGAGGGAATCTATCGCTTATACTTCTTTGTTCGGAAGGTTTAA
- a CDS encoding CU044_2847 family protein, protein MGQLTPITLEDGTTIYIEAIDRSSSTPDVVVPNPLVENDIKRGGGIVFETPAKKQTQTFQAIEHTIRAYTTYTLNAFKNVAIAEVSEVTLKFGVNISSEAGIPYIANAKGGCSMEITVKCEFPKKTD, encoded by the coding sequence ATGGGACAACTCACCCCAATTACCCTTGAAGACGGAACAACAATTTACATCGAAGCGATCGACCGTTCCAGTTCAACACCTGACGTAGTTGTTCCTAACCCACTGGTTGAGAATGATATCAAGCGTGGCGGTGGCATTGTCTTTGAGACACCTGCTAAAAAACAAACTCAAACCTTTCAAGCTATCGAGCATACCATTCGGGCATATACCACCTACACCCTCAATGCCTTTAAGAATGTCGCGATCGCTGAAGTCAGCGAAGTTACTCTTAAGTTTGGCGTGAACATCAGCAGTGAAGCAGGCATCCCCTACATTGCCAATGCCAAAGGCGGCTGTAGCATGGAAATCACCGTCAAATGCGAGTTTCCTAAAAAAACTGATTAA
- a CDS encoding transposase, with protein sequence KSVYRQRNQVERCFNRLKQNRRIATRYEKKAENYLAMMTLASIMMCL encoded by the coding sequence ACAAGTCTGTCTATCGTCAACGGAATCAGGTGGAGCGCTGTTTCAATCGCTTGAAGCAAAACCGTCGCATTGCAACGCGCTATGAGAAAAAAGCTGAAAACTACCTTGCCATGATGACTCTAGCCTCTATCATGATGTGCCTGTAG